The Listeria sp. PSOL-1 genome includes a region encoding these proteins:
- a CDS encoding Crp/Fnr family transcriptional regulator, translating to MGKSTLKLKKGEIIKTEQFDDKYLLVLDGYLSLNLGDHIPIQYYSQKHILILENLSRDLFYVAKTDVQLLALDKSIIKPNFLKANDVEFAHYHSLYMSSEERVKFNLYYLGERLGTKTDSGIELPAFLNQNEFASYCNISRVFLNSLLKNLKQENVLLSTKRPWLIRPQEVDSELLVKN from the coding sequence ATGGGAAAATCTACTTTAAAATTAAAAAAAGGCGAAATAATAAAAACTGAACAATTTGATGACAAATACTTATTAGTTCTTGATGGTTATTTAAGCTTGAATTTAGGTGATCATATTCCTATTCAATATTATTCGCAAAAACATATCTTAATTCTCGAAAACCTCAGCCGTGATCTATTTTATGTTGCTAAAACTGATGTACAGCTACTAGCTCTAGATAAAAGCATCATTAAACCTAACTTTTTAAAAGCGAACGATGTTGAATTTGCACATTATCATAGCCTATATATGTCATCAGAAGAACGAGTAAAGTTCAATTTGTATTATTTAGGTGAGCGCCTTGGTACCAAGACAGATAGTGGTATTGAGCTCCCAGCCTTTTTAAACCAAAACGAATTTGCTAGTTACTGTAACATTTCACGTGTTTTTTTAAATTCATTGTTAAAAAACCTAAAGCAAGAAAATGTCTTATTATCAACAAAACGACCTTGGCTTATCCGCCCACAAGAAGTTGATTCCGAATTACTTGTAAAAAATTAA
- a CDS encoding HAD family hydrolase, translated as MDGTLLVTAGDQIHPLNKKVFKNWQQAGKKIVLATGRLDLAILPFIHELEINMPVISCNGGLVRDFKTGAILYKSDIEVDKVARILEKLAEFNADYHVYTTERILGPSITGKIAFFTGQNRTLPENEQVPITITQTPLNELRENEYLLKILVVENNGEKREKIRTALASLDMSVLSSGANLIDIMNKGIDKAHGLRFLAEQGYLDLKTTISFGDNENDIAMLELTEIGVAMKNSIPLTLEKADKVADSNDNGGVGAFIQANLEEGT; from the coding sequence ATGGATGGGACATTACTTGTTACAGCAGGGGATCAAATACACCCGCTTAATAAAAAAGTATTCAAGAATTGGCAACAAGCAGGTAAAAAAATTGTTTTAGCTACTGGACGGCTGGATTTAGCTATTTTACCGTTTATTCATGAACTGGAAATTAATATGCCAGTTATTTCATGTAATGGTGGCTTAGTGAGAGATTTTAAAACAGGAGCAATATTATATAAAAGTGATATTGAAGTTGATAAAGTTGCTCGTATTCTAGAAAAACTTGCTGAATTTAATGCAGATTACCATGTATATACAACAGAACGTATTTTAGGGCCTAGCATTACAGGTAAAATTGCTTTTTTCACCGGGCAAAATCGGACTTTACCAGAAAACGAACAGGTACCAATCACAATTACACAAACGCCATTAAATGAACTTCGTGAGAATGAATATTTATTAAAAATCCTCGTTGTAGAAAATAATGGTGAAAAACGAGAGAAAATTAGGACGGCTTTAGCTAGTCTTGATATGTCTGTCTTATCTTCAGGCGCTAATTTAATTGATATCATGAATAAGGGAATCGATAAAGCCCATGGTTTGCGCTTTTTAGCGGAGCAAGGTTATTTGGATCTAAAAACAACGATTAGTTTTGGTGATAATGAGAATGATATTGCTATGCTAGAGCTTACAGAAATTGGTGTAGCAATGAAAAACAGCATTCCTTTAACACTTGAAAAAGCTGATAAAGTTGCGGATAGTAATGATAATGGGGGTGTAGGAGCCTTTATTCAAGCCAATTTAGAGGAGGGAACTTAA
- a CDS encoding alpha/beta hydrolase: MRKLIPALFFTIAFLLSGCAQESKTPNKPQAVNLASKTPILLVHGSGGGIHSFDELADRLTNEYQLSNERLTVTVENDGSLNYSGHLTKNAKRPLIVVAFSQNSAEPTEWAEGLEAVIADLHSSYQLDTFDAVGHSNGGLALTHYLESKKAKNTPKLKKLVVIGSPFNDLEGEDNIFQANFTDVTKETATLKDFLSKQKLIPDKLEVLSIAGNLAPDKENDGIVPLESALASRLIFKNHSQVYIEKVQTGENAVHQTLHETEETAKQINWFLKNDRLSTKKIFETTN, encoded by the coding sequence ATGCGAAAATTAATTCCTGCTTTATTCTTCACGATTGCCTTTTTACTCAGCGGCTGTGCACAAGAAAGCAAAACCCCTAACAAACCTCAAGCTGTCAACCTTGCTTCGAAAACACCTATTCTCCTTGTCCATGGTAGTGGTGGAGGCATTCATTCGTTTGATGAACTGGCCGATCGCCTGACAAACGAATACCAACTTTCCAATGAAAGACTTACGGTTACAGTTGAAAACGATGGTTCACTTAATTATAGTGGTCATCTCACAAAAAATGCCAAGCGTCCTCTCATTGTTGTTGCTTTTAGTCAAAATAGTGCTGAACCCACGGAATGGGCAGAAGGACTAGAAGCTGTTATTGCCGACTTACATTCATCGTATCAACTTGACACTTTTGATGCAGTTGGACATTCAAATGGCGGCTTAGCTCTAACGCATTATCTTGAATCTAAAAAAGCAAAAAACACGCCAAAATTAAAAAAATTAGTAGTTATTGGCTCACCTTTTAATGATTTAGAAGGAGAAGATAATATTTTTCAAGCTAATTTTACAGATGTTACAAAAGAAACAGCTACGCTAAAAGATTTTTTAAGTAAACAAAAACTGATTCCAGACAAGCTTGAAGTACTATCAATCGCTGGAAATTTAGCTCCTGATAAAGAAAATGACGGCATTGTGCCTCTTGAAAGCGCCCTTGCTTCACGTCTTATCTTTAAAAATCATTCCCAAGTATATATCGAAAAAGTACAAACTGGGGAAAATGCGGTACACCAAACACTTCATGAAACCGAAGAAACCGCCAAACAAATTAATTGGTTCTTAAAAAATGATCGTCTATCAACGAAAAAAATATTCGAAACGACTAATTAA
- the fdhD gene encoding formate dehydrogenase accessory sulfurtransferase FdhD, with product MESSAKWQVIHYKNNLTHEQEASVAAEYPLTIFMNQKELITIVCTPDHLEDLIIGFLISEGVVSTPSDIEKIEIIEATGHAYVTAKFINQFNTKHRTKRYITSCCGKSRENFYFQADATLVQPSPLGKLQIKPDSIFNLMEQFEKESCTFHETGGVHNAGLCDASQIICSRMDIGRHNALDKIYGQCLQEKLTVADKIIIFSGRISSEILVKTAKIGVSMILSRSAPTELAIKMAEELNLTTVGFIRDESMNIYTGSERIQL from the coding sequence ATGGAATCAAGTGCAAAATGGCAAGTTATTCATTATAAAAACAACCTAACCCATGAGCAAGAAGCTAGTGTTGCAGCCGAATATCCGCTAACCATTTTTATGAATCAAAAAGAGCTGATTACCATTGTTTGTACGCCTGATCATTTAGAGGATCTCATTATTGGTTTTTTGATATCTGAAGGGGTTGTTAGCACCCCTTCAGATATTGAAAAAATTGAAATCATTGAGGCAACCGGTCATGCTTATGTAACCGCAAAGTTTATCAATCAGTTTAATACAAAGCATCGCACGAAACGTTACATTACATCATGTTGTGGGAAATCACGGGAAAATTTTTACTTTCAAGCTGATGCCACATTGGTTCAACCAAGTCCTTTGGGTAAGCTGCAAATTAAACCAGATTCTATTTTTAATTTAATGGAGCAGTTTGAAAAGGAGTCTTGTACATTTCATGAAACTGGCGGAGTACATAATGCAGGGCTTTGTGATGCAAGCCAAATCATTTGTAGCCGAATGGATATTGGACGACATAATGCGTTAGACAAAATTTACGGTCAATGCTTACAGGAAAAATTAACAGTTGCTGATAAAATTATTATTTTCAGCGGTCGTATTTCCTCAGAGATTTTAGTGAAAACAGCTAAAATTGGTGTAAGCATGATTCTCTCACGTTCGGCTCCAACTGAACTTGCCATTAAAATGGCGGAAGAATTAAATTTGACAACAGTCGGGTTTATTCGTGATGAAAGCATGAATATTTATACTGGAAGTGAGCGGATTCAACTGTAA
- a CDS encoding DUF1641 domain-containing protein, translating into MAEPISKIRDTRPTEKEQDEQNLAELKEGIAKDAAGFKELLEFVKLLHDSGALETLNSTMKARDEIAKTALNEWRKEPTTNAINNLMLSSKLLTEIKPEQTEELINHLKETAKKAEEDAKSEEIIGFFGLMKALKDPDINRALRYSLSFLKGIGESLK; encoded by the coding sequence ATGGCAGAACCAATTTCTAAAATTCGTGATACGCGTCCAACTGAAAAAGAACAGGATGAGCAAAACTTAGCTGAACTCAAAGAAGGCATTGCAAAAGATGCAGCTGGTTTTAAGGAGCTTCTTGAGTTTGTTAAGCTTCTTCATGATTCAGGAGCTTTAGAAACTTTAAATAGCACAATGAAAGCTAGAGATGAAATTGCTAAAACGGCATTAAATGAATGGCGTAAAGAACCAACAACGAACGCAATTAATAATTTAATGTTATCTAGTAAACTTCTAACAGAAATAAAACCTGAACAAACCGAGGAATTGATCAATCATTTAAAAGAAACAGCTAAAAAAGCAGAAGAAGATGCTAAAAGCGAAGAAATTATTGGTTTTTTTGGCTTGATGAAAGCTTTGAAAGACCCAGATATCAATCGCGCATTACGATATAGCTTAAGCTTTTTAAAAGGAATTGGCGAGAGCTTAAAATAA
- the fdhF gene encoding formate dehydrogenase subunit alpha: MSDKVSVTINGETHQVNSGTRILDYLNEVEMKHPHICYSKEMGPIQSCDTCMCEIDGELMRACSTEITAGMDIRTRSEKATNAQLEAMDRLLENHLLYCTVCDNNNGNCRLHNTTEMLEIEAQTRPYREKGYMNDFSHPFYRYDPDQCILCGRCVEACQSVQVNETLSIDWERPQPRVIWDDDKPANMSSCVSCGLCSTVCPCNAMMEKSMLGQAGFMTGLDEDLLEPMIDMVKKVEPNYQTVFALSEMEAAMRDTRTKKTKTVCTFCGVGCTFEVWTKDRKILKVEPTGEGPANKFATCVKGKFGWDFVNSEQRLTTPLIREGDEFVPVSWNQALSYAATKLREIQSKHGNDALGFISSSKTTNEENYLVQKMSRQIFETNNVDNCSRYCQSPASDGLTRTVGIGADSGTIEDIETAGLVILVGCTPAEAHPVLASRIKRAHKYGGQKLLVSDLRKHEMAERADLFVRPKQGTDFVWLTALAKYMIDQNWHDEAFMNEKISNVEEYLHFLEPFTLEFAEQETGLQVATLKEMAEMIHEADGTAICWGMGVTQNIAGSHTSSAIANLLLVTGNFGRHGAGAYPMRGHNNVQGACDMGSLPNMLPGIQSLADDEVRARFEEAYGVSISATPGLKNNEMLDAIQSGTLHAMYLVGEEMAWVDSNSNHVQDILAKLDFFVVQDVFLSKTAQFADVVFPAAPSLEKAGTFTNTERRIQRLYEVLPPLGDSKPDWWITQELAKHLGFDWNYNHPSEIMDEIASLSPFFSGVHYDRLQQFDSLVWPVDQTGEDTPLLYEERFNFPDGKAKLSTVPYVPPLEFPKEYDLQLNNGRLLEQFHEGNLTGKSAGLNYKLPEVFVEVSKELAEEREVQSGSLVRLSSPYGRIKLRAVVTDRMQGNEVYVPMHSVSSETAINLLTTSAGDVRTKTPAYKQMRVALEVLEKEGKNPLPENNSRNYKRHPQNGTEVERKWKREDYHPISSVNHQCKNDAGCKCKGAN, encoded by the coding sequence ATGAGTGATAAAGTGTCAGTAACAATTAATGGAGAGACGCATCAAGTAAATTCGGGAACGCGGATACTTGACTACCTTAATGAAGTCGAAATGAAGCATCCCCATATTTGCTATAGCAAAGAAATGGGGCCAATCCAGTCATGTGATACATGTATGTGCGAAATAGATGGAGAATTAATGCGTGCTTGTAGTACAGAGATAACAGCAGGCATGGATATTCGGACAAGGTCTGAGAAAGCAACAAATGCGCAGCTAGAAGCAATGGATCGTCTTTTAGAAAACCATTTGCTCTATTGTACCGTTTGTGACAATAACAATGGAAATTGTCGCTTACATAATACAACAGAGATGTTAGAAATCGAAGCTCAGACACGTCCGTATCGTGAAAAAGGTTATATGAATGATTTTTCGCATCCTTTTTATCGTTATGATCCAGACCAATGTATTTTATGTGGACGTTGCGTTGAAGCTTGTCAAAGTGTACAAGTCAATGAAACACTTTCTATCGATTGGGAGCGCCCACAGCCACGGGTTATTTGGGATGATGACAAGCCAGCTAATATGTCTTCTTGTGTTTCATGTGGGCTTTGTTCAACGGTTTGTCCATGTAATGCCATGATGGAAAAATCAATGCTTGGACAAGCTGGTTTTATGACAGGCTTAGATGAAGATCTACTTGAGCCAATGATCGATATGGTGAAAAAAGTCGAGCCAAATTATCAAACTGTTTTCGCATTATCCGAGATGGAGGCTGCCATGCGTGATACACGTACAAAGAAGACAAAAACAGTCTGTACATTCTGTGGGGTGGGTTGTACATTTGAAGTCTGGACAAAAGACCGCAAAATTCTTAAGGTTGAACCAACTGGAGAAGGCCCTGCGAATAAATTTGCCACATGTGTAAAAGGCAAATTTGGCTGGGATTTTGTAAATAGTGAACAGCGCTTAACAACGCCACTTATTCGAGAAGGGGATGAATTTGTTCCTGTAAGTTGGAATCAGGCGCTGAGTTATGCAGCTACTAAATTACGTGAAATTCAGTCTAAACATGGAAATGATGCGTTAGGTTTCATTAGCTCATCAAAGACCACCAATGAAGAAAATTATTTAGTTCAGAAAATGTCACGCCAAATTTTTGAAACAAATAATGTAGATAATTGTTCTCGTTATTGTCAGTCACCTGCTTCTGATGGCTTAACAAGAACGGTTGGGATTGGTGCGGATTCCGGTACAATTGAAGATATTGAAACAGCTGGTCTTGTGATTTTAGTAGGTTGTACCCCTGCAGAAGCGCATCCTGTTCTTGCCAGTCGTATTAAGCGAGCACACAAATACGGTGGGCAAAAACTCCTTGTCTCTGATTTGCGCAAGCATGAAATGGCTGAACGTGCAGACTTGTTTGTTAGGCCAAAACAAGGAACTGATTTTGTCTGGCTAACGGCGCTTGCAAAATATATGATTGACCAAAATTGGCATGATGAAGCATTTATGAATGAAAAAATCTCGAATGTCGAAGAATATCTTCATTTTTTAGAGCCGTTTACACTAGAATTTGCTGAACAAGAAACAGGCCTTCAGGTTGCTACATTGAAAGAAATGGCAGAAATGATTCACGAGGCTGATGGCACTGCAATATGCTGGGGAATGGGCGTAACACAAAATATCGCAGGTTCACATACATCATCTGCAATTGCTAATTTGCTCCTTGTAACAGGTAATTTCGGTAGACATGGCGCTGGAGCTTATCCAATGAGAGGACATAATAATGTTCAAGGTGCTTGTGACATGGGATCGCTTCCAAACATGCTACCGGGGATTCAATCATTAGCCGACGATGAAGTTCGGGCGCGTTTTGAAGAAGCATATGGCGTTTCCATCTCAGCGACGCCGGGCTTGAAAAATAATGAGATGCTCGATGCGATTCAATCAGGGACATTACATGCGATGTACCTTGTAGGAGAAGAAATGGCTTGGGTTGATTCAAATTCAAATCACGTACAAGATATTTTAGCGAAACTGGATTTCTTTGTTGTTCAAGATGTATTTCTTTCAAAAACAGCACAATTTGCAGATGTTGTTTTTCCGGCAGCTCCTTCGCTTGAAAAAGCAGGAACTTTTACAAATACTGAGCGTCGGATTCAGCGTCTATATGAAGTGCTTCCTCCTCTTGGGGATTCTAAACCAGATTGGTGGATTACACAAGAGCTAGCGAAACATTTAGGATTTGATTGGAATTATAATCATCCTAGTGAAATTATGGATGAAATTGCTAGTTTATCACCATTTTTCAGTGGTGTTCATTATGATCGGTTGCAGCAATTTGATAGTTTAGTTTGGCCAGTCGATCAAACGGGAGAAGATACGCCGTTATTATATGAAGAGAGATTTAATTTTCCTGATGGGAAGGCCAAGCTTTCAACAGTACCTTACGTGCCCCCACTTGAATTTCCAAAAGAATATGATTTGCAGTTAAACAACGGACGTTTGCTTGAACAATTTCATGAAGGGAATTTAACTGGTAAATCTGCCGGACTTAATTATAAGCTTCCGGAAGTATTTGTTGAAGTCTCAAAAGAATTAGCAGAAGAACGTGAGGTCCAAAGTGGTTCGCTTGTTCGTTTAAGCTCCCCGTATGGACGGATCAAGTTGCGAGCAGTTGTCACTGATAGAATGCAAGGAAATGAAGTATATGTGCCGATGCATTCTGTAAGCAGTGAGACAGCGATTAACCTTTTAACAACTAGTGCTGGTGACGTTAGAACCAAAACTCCAGCTTATAAGCAGATGAGAGTTGCTCTAGAAGTACTGGAAAAAGAAGGCAAAAATCCACTACCAGAAAATAACTCTCGTAATTATAAGCGTCATCCGCAAAATGGTACTGAAGTTGAGCGGAAATGGAAACGAGAAGATTATCACCCTATTTCTAGCGTAAATCACCAGTGTAAAAATGATGCTGGTTGTAAATGTAAAGGAGCGAACTAA
- the proC gene encoding pyrroline-5-carboxylate reductase gives MKIGFIGLGNMATAIIEGILRKALLPAKNIHVESRTTEKVVDYSKKTGITPETNPVDLVKKVDVLIVAVKPNMFADVLQPLQEAIKANQPLIISIAAGLSLEHLAKMLPSESRIIRVMPNVNATIGESMTGISPNEQVNENDTQLVQQIFDAVGKTMLIEEKEFGIFAAIAGSSPAFTYLYIDSLARSALKAGMAKQKAVEIAAQAVLGSAKMVLESNEHPFALIDKVCSPGGTTIAGVSALEDEAFIATVMKGVEATIEWEKRMSLGK, from the coding sequence ATGAAAATTGGATTTATTGGACTTGGAAATATGGCGACTGCAATTATTGAAGGTATTTTGAGAAAAGCACTTTTACCTGCTAAAAATATTCATGTAGAAAGCCGTACGACCGAAAAAGTAGTCGATTATAGTAAAAAAACAGGTATTACACCTGAAACAAATCCAGTTGATCTGGTCAAAAAAGTAGATGTGCTTATCGTTGCTGTGAAGCCGAATATGTTTGCAGATGTTTTGCAACCTTTACAAGAGGCAATCAAGGCTAATCAACCACTTATTATTTCGATTGCAGCAGGGCTTTCACTTGAACATTTGGCAAAAATGCTCCCTTCTGAAAGCCGAATTATCCGAGTTATGCCCAATGTTAATGCGACAATTGGGGAGTCAATGACAGGGATTTCTCCAAATGAACAGGTAAATGAAAATGACACACAATTAGTACAACAGATATTTGATGCAGTGGGTAAAACGATGTTAATTGAAGAAAAAGAATTTGGGATTTTTGCTGCCATTGCTGGAAGTTCTCCGGCCTTTACTTACTTATATATTGATTCACTAGCGCGTTCGGCTTTAAAAGCTGGTATGGCAAAACAAAAAGCAGTTGAAATTGCTGCACAAGCTGTTCTTGGTAGTGCAAAAATGGTTCTAGAGAGCAATGAACATCCTTTTGCTTTAATCGATAAAGTTTGTTCACCCGGTGGAACAACAATTGCAGGCGTTTCAGCATTAGAAGATGAAGCGTTTATTGCTACTGTGATGAAAGGTGTCGAAGCAACGATTGAATGGGAAAAAAGAATGTCTTTAGGAAAATGA
- a CDS encoding MDR family MFS transporter has protein sequence MIIGAFVAILNQTVLATALPMIMKDLKITASTGQWLTTAFLLTNGIMIPITALLIERISSKILFTSAMFVFLIGTIISASAGTFGMLLTGRIIQAAGAGIMMPLLQTIFLLIFPRERRGAAMGLMGLVIAFAPAIGPTLSGWIVDSYDWHYLFIVIIPIAVLDIILSFIGMKKVVELKNKKIDYLSIVLSTGGFGSLLYGFSSAGNDGWSDPAVITTLIIGVVFITLLIWRQLKIANPILEFRVFKYPIFSLSVILSSIVMMAMIGAEIVLPLYVQNIHGESAFHSGLLLLPGALLMGIMSPITGRIFDKVGAKWLATLGLAILVGGTIPFIFLTADTPLWYIILFYAVRFFGISMVMMPISTAGMNALPNHLINHGSAVINTMRQIAGSIGTAILITVLTNVTDDGMPSKSLAVTNHAAYAKKAMDASLNGMNAAFLVAVIFAILGLILSFFIKNKPKEGSSAKYLQK, from the coding sequence ATGATTATTGGGGCTTTTGTGGCTATACTTAACCAGACAGTTCTTGCGACAGCTTTACCAATGATTATGAAAGATTTAAAGATTACAGCTTCGACAGGGCAATGGTTGACCACTGCTTTTTTACTAACAAATGGGATTATGATCCCAATTACAGCTTTATTGATTGAACGAATTAGTTCAAAAATACTTTTTACGTCAGCAATGTTTGTCTTCCTAATTGGGACAATTATTTCAGCTTCAGCTGGAACGTTTGGGATGTTGCTAACAGGGCGTATTATCCAAGCTGCTGGTGCAGGGATTATGATGCCGCTTTTACAAACGATCTTCTTGCTCATTTTTCCTAGAGAAAGGCGTGGCGCTGCAATGGGGCTTATGGGGCTTGTTATTGCCTTTGCTCCAGCGATTGGGCCGACACTTTCTGGTTGGATTGTCGATTCGTATGATTGGCATTATTTATTCATTGTCATCATTCCAATTGCGGTACTTGATATTATTTTATCTTTTATTGGTATGAAAAAAGTTGTTGAATTGAAAAATAAAAAAATCGATTATTTATCGATTGTGCTATCTACTGGAGGATTTGGTTCACTCCTTTATGGATTTAGTTCAGCGGGGAATGATGGGTGGAGTGATCCAGCTGTTATTACGACGTTAATTATTGGTGTTGTGTTTATTACACTGCTTATTTGGCGCCAATTAAAAATTGCCAATCCAATTCTTGAATTCCGTGTCTTTAAGTACCCTATTTTTTCATTATCTGTCATTTTAAGTTCAATTGTGATGATGGCAATGATTGGTGCTGAAATTGTTTTACCATTATACGTACAAAATATTCATGGTGAATCAGCTTTTCATTCAGGATTACTGCTGCTTCCAGGTGCGTTGTTAATGGGGATTATGAGCCCAATTACAGGTAGAATTTTTGATAAAGTAGGAGCTAAATGGCTAGCTACTTTGGGTCTTGCGATTCTAGTTGGAGGTACGATTCCATTTATTTTCCTTACTGCAGATACACCACTTTGGTATATTATATTATTCTATGCTGTGCGTTTCTTTGGGATTTCAATGGTGATGATGCCAATTAGTACGGCTGGCATGAATGCACTCCCAAATCATTTGATTAATCACGGTTCTGCGGTTATTAATACGATGCGTCAGATTGCAGGATCCATTGGAACTGCTATTTTGATCACTGTGTTAACAAATGTTACAGATGATGGCATGCCAAGTAAGTCGCTTGCAGTAACTAATCATGCGGCTTATGCTAAAAAAGCAATGGATGCTAGTCTTAATGGGATGAATGCAGCATTTTTGGTCGCTGTTATTTTTGCTATTCTTGGTTTGATTTTGAGCTTTTTCATAAAAAATAAACCAAAAGAAGGCAGCTCCGCAAAGTATTTACAAAAGTAA
- a CDS encoding TetR/AcrR family transcriptional regulator has product MKDKKRKIITTAKEIFRKKGYLLTSVADIVEASGISKGTFYNYFTSKEELAIVIFKQEYSVLYQKLDRIITDEAKTKELKEKFIEALHLMIRFHSKNAEILNISFSQAMIDDDFNQFLSSVRLKSLEWIKNQILLVYGEETAPYVNDLTLMLTGITFMFVFASGAVSEEMRLLDDVVPYIVHRLDALVQDIVKSGEVMITEEVSACFVPKQAGLRKKRMAELRKNVEELTLQIDKLGISDSDKWQYKESLNAILAELNNNEVPRDFIIQGTLLYLKQQAPRAIEKKVLLLEANVNALL; this is encoded by the coding sequence TTGAAAGATAAAAAACGAAAAATTATTACTACCGCGAAAGAAATATTCCGAAAAAAAGGTTATTTACTGACTTCAGTGGCTGATATTGTCGAAGCTAGCGGAATTTCAAAAGGAACGTTTTATAATTATTTTACATCAAAAGAAGAGTTGGCCATTGTCATTTTTAAACAAGAGTACTCGGTTTTGTATCAGAAGTTGGACCGTATTATAACTGATGAAGCCAAAACCAAGGAGCTAAAAGAGAAGTTTATTGAAGCACTTCATTTGATGATTCGATTTCATAGTAAAAATGCGGAGATATTGAATATTTCTTTTTCACAAGCGATGATTGATGATGATTTTAATCAATTTTTATCAAGTGTGAGGCTAAAGAGTTTGGAATGGATTAAAAATCAAATTTTGCTTGTTTATGGAGAAGAAACAGCACCATATGTTAATGACTTAACGTTAATGCTTACAGGGATTACGTTTATGTTTGTTTTTGCAAGTGGGGCTGTTAGTGAGGAAATGCGTTTGCTTGATGATGTTGTGCCATATATTGTACATCGATTAGATGCTTTAGTCCAAGATATTGTTAAATCTGGAGAAGTCATGATTACAGAAGAAGTATCTGCTTGTTTTGTACCAAAGCAAGCTGGATTAAGGAAAAAGCGCATGGCCGAATTAAGAAAAAATGTGGAAGAACTAACTTTGCAAATTGATAAGTTAGGGATTTCTGACTCTGATAAGTGGCAATATAAAGAATCATTAAATGCAATCCTAGCTGAGTTAAACAATAATGAGGTACCACGTGATTTTATTATTCAAGGGACGTTGCTTTATTTAAAACAGCAAGCGCCACGAGCGATTGAAAAAAAAGTGCTGCTTCTTGAGGCAAATGTTAATGCGCTTTTATAG
- a CDS encoding P-loop NTPase, whose amino-acid sequence MLNEQQITRLLYRLSDPVLEMTLEETEGVLDIEIISSETVRICLALADPEIATAEFTKNIKELIGQFGFAKIDIELEYLPSEVIDRIYALKDNILSETSQTKFIAVASGKGGVGKSTITANLAVALAQQGKKVGVLDADIYGFSIPVLMGDMTAPKKENGIIIPGISNNVKVISMDFFINEGEPVIWRGPMLGKMIKMFLEDVQWGELDYLLLDLPPGTGDVALDIHTLIPACHEIIVTTPHQAAAMVAIRAGYMAQKNNHTLLGVVENMSYLALNGENYPVFGEGGGEKVAEMLETELLIQIPISQPSKNKKQYTSAIYQKEEIIGQAYQVLAQKLSNLVFIK is encoded by the coding sequence ATGTTAAATGAGCAGCAAATCACAAGATTATTATATCGATTATCTGATCCAGTTTTAGAAATGACGTTAGAAGAGACAGAAGGAGTGCTTGATATTGAGATTATTTCGTCTGAAACCGTAAGAATTTGTCTTGCACTTGCTGACCCAGAAATAGCTACCGCTGAATTTACAAAGAATATAAAAGAACTCATTGGACAGTTTGGCTTTGCAAAAATTGATATAGAGTTAGAATACTTACCTTCAGAGGTCATTGACCGGATTTATGCACTTAAAGATAATATTTTATCGGAGACAAGTCAAACTAAGTTCATTGCTGTTGCAAGTGGAAAAGGGGGAGTTGGGAAGTCAACGATAACAGCTAATTTAGCGGTGGCTCTTGCTCAGCAAGGAAAAAAAGTAGGAGTTCTTGATGCAGATATTTATGGTTTTAGCATCCCAGTCTTGATGGGTGATATGACCGCGCCAAAAAAAGAAAACGGGATAATCATTCCAGGAATATCGAATAACGTCAAAGTAATCTCCATGGATTTTTTTATAAATGAAGGGGAACCTGTGATTTGGCGCGGCCCAATGCTTGGAAAAATGATTAAAATGTTTCTTGAGGATGTGCAGTGGGGAGAACTTGATTATTTACTGCTCGATTTACCACCAGGAACCGGAGATGTTGCACTAGATATTCATACGTTAATACCTGCATGCCATGAAATTATTGTCACTACCCCACATCAAGCTGCAGCTATGGTGGCAATAAGAGCAGGGTACATGGCTCAAAAGAATAACCATACATTACTTGGTGTTGTCGAAAATATGTCTTATTTGGCATTAAACGGGGAAAACTATCCAGTCTTTGGTGAAGGTGGAGGAGAAAAAGTTGCGGAAATGTTAGAAACAGAATTATTAATTCAAATCCCAATTTCTCAGCCATCTAAAAATAAAAAGCAATATACATCTGCTATTTATCAAAAAGAAGAAATCATTGGGCAAGCCTATCAAGTTTTGGCTCAAAAACTGAGCAATCTGGTATTTATAAAATAG